TCAAATTCCAGTTGATCTGCAGCTTCCAACATTTCTTTTTCCAATTCACCCAAAAATTCTTGCGTGATGTACTCTGACTCATCTGAAAAACCCACAGACTCACGAACGAACTGCCGCGCTTCTACTTCTTCTTCAATTCCCCGTTTGATCGCCTTTTTAATGGTCTCCGGTGTAATCCCGTGCTCTTGATTATACTCTTGCTGAATTTTGCGTCGTCGTTCTGTTTCGTCAATGGCATTCTGCATGCTGTTTGTCATTCGATCAGCATACAAAATCACTTCTGCATTAACATGCCTGGCAGAGCGACCAATGGTTTGAACCAGACTGGTTTCACTACGTAAAAAACCTTCCTTATCTGCATCGAGTATGGCAACCAGAGAAACTTCGGGAATATCTAATCCTTCCCGTAAGAGATTGATACCTACAACGACATCATATTGTTTTTCTCGTAGGCCTCTCAAAATTTCGACACGTTCGAACGCATCCAATTCGGAATGCAACCAGGCACAACGAATTCCTTCTTCCTGAAAATACGAAGAAAGATCTTCAGCAAGCCGCTTTGTGAGCGTGGTTACCAAGACTCGTTCCTGTACTGCGACGCGTTTAAGAATCTCCTCTTTCAAATGAGGTACCTGACCGCGTGCCGGAACGATTCTTATTGCAGGATCAATCAATCCTGTGGGACGAATCACCTGTTGTATCACTTCACCTTCAACACGTTCTAACTCCCAATCACCGGGTGTCGCTGAAACAAAGATTGTCTGCTTGCGGCGTGCATTCCACTCATCGAACGTCAGGGGACGGTTATCCAGTGCCATCGGCAGACGAAAACCATGCTCCACAAGATTAGTCTTTCGCGAACGGTCGCCCGCAAACATGGCGCGAACTTGAGAAACGGTCACATGCGATTCATCTACAAACAAAAGGAAGTCTTCGGGAAAAAAGTCCAGTAATGTATCCGGCGGTGATCCTGGTTTCCTGCCTGCCAATGCACGGCTGTAATTTTCAATCCCAGGACAAAAGCCAACTTCCTCCAACAACTCCATATCGTAGCGCGTTCGTGCACTGAGCCGTTGTGACTCCAGCAGTTTGCCTTCATTCTGCAATACCTTGAGGCGTTCATCCAATTCGTTCTGAATCTCATTGAGCGCCGACTCAATTCGCTCTTGTGGCAAAACAAAATGCTTGGCTGGATAAATATATGCTTCATTGACTGTTCTGAGTACTTCCCCCGTCAAAGGGTCAATGACAGCTAAATTTTCGATTTCGTCTCCCCAGAACTCGACCCGATATGCAAATTCTTCATAAGCGGGCCAACATTCGACGACGTCTCCACGAACACGAAACTTTGCCCGTGAAAGTTCAACATTGTTTCGGTCGTACTGAATATCAATCAGCTTACGCAGCATTTCATCACGGTCGATCTCAACACCGACTCGGAGTGGGATCATCATTTCCAGATAGTCTTTGGGAGATCCTAACCCATATATGCAACTCACACTGGCAACCACAATGACATCCCGACGACTCACCAGTGCACTGGTCGCCAGTAAGCGCAGGCGGTCTATTTCGTCATTGATCGATGCATCTTTCTCGATATAAATATCCCGCTGAGGAATATACGCTTCCGGTTGATAGTAATCGTAGTAACTCACAAAATACGTGACAGCGTTATTCGGAAAGAACTCCTTGAACTCTGAATACAACTGAGCCGCTAGAGTTTTGTTATGAGAGAGAATCAAAGCGGGCCGCCCCAACTCTGCGATCACATTCGCCATTGTGAATGTTTTCCCCGATCCAGTGACGCCCAGTAGAACTTGTTCTGCTTTTCCCTGCTGAATACCTTTAACCAGACCTTCAATGGCACGGGGCTGATCGCCAGAAGGTTGAAAGTCACTTTGAAGCTGAAACACAGACATGGTCACTAAATCCTTTGGCCCTGCAAATAGCAGAAGGCGCTCTCTGGCGCGGAGGTAGTACAGGGATGTAAGCAGCTATTGTAAAGAATAGACGCCCCTTAAGGAAAGGGACCAAAGTAGCAGGGGAAACAGCTAACCAACTTCAGAGATGAAAAGATCGGAATCGCTTGATGCAACACGTGTCCTGTTTTGGCACCTGATCACTCAATATGATTCAGTCTTCCGCAGCAGGTTCATCCAATGAATTTTCCTCTGTGGACGTAACCTCGCCTGGCTGATCTGCTTCTTCAGTGCGTGTTTCTGGTTCTGAAGAATTCAGGCCTTCTTCCGTATCATCCTCTTCAGGCAGAGGAGGCATAATCCAGATTTCGCCATATTCTATTGGCTGTTCAGCTCGAAACTGATGATGCCGCAGCAACTCCAGAATGGCGAGAAAGATACCAATGATGCGACTGCGAAGTTTCTCACCTTCAAAGAAATCACTAAAAGCAAGGCGACCTTGTTCACGCACTTTTTCGCCGATCCGTTCAACATACGTTGAAATCGGTGTATCATCATAGGTGATACTGGATTCTTCTTCGACTTCCTTACGCTTCACAACCCGAGCTAAGGCACTTACCAGATCCCATAATTCAACTTCTTTAATCAAATCTTCGGAAGGATCTTTACCCGTTTTGGGGCGTTCATCGGATAACCGCGGATAATGCTCCTGCCATTCAGCGGCATGTTCTTCCAAAGCCGTAGCGGCATCTTTGAATTTTTTATACTCAAGTAACTGCTGGATCAAATCACTACGTGGATCATCGATGA
The Gimesia aquarii DNA segment above includes these coding regions:
- the uvrB gene encoding excinuclease ABC subunit UvrB; the protein is MSVFQLQSDFQPSGDQPRAIEGLVKGIQQGKAEQVLLGVTGSGKTFTMANVIAELGRPALILSHNKTLAAQLYSEFKEFFPNNAVTYFVSYYDYYQPEAYIPQRDIYIEKDASINDEIDRLRLLATSALVSRRDVIVVASVSCIYGLGSPKDYLEMMIPLRVGVEIDRDEMLRKLIDIQYDRNNVELSRAKFRVRGDVVECWPAYEEFAYRVEFWGDEIENLAVIDPLTGEVLRTVNEAYIYPAKHFVLPQERIESALNEIQNELDERLKVLQNEGKLLESQRLSARTRYDMELLEEVGFCPGIENYSRALAGRKPGSPPDTLLDFFPEDFLLFVDESHVTVSQVRAMFAGDRSRKTNLVEHGFRLPMALDNRPLTFDEWNARRKQTIFVSATPGDWELERVEGEVIQQVIRPTGLIDPAIRIVPARGQVPHLKEEILKRVAVQERVLVTTLTKRLAEDLSSYFQEEGIRCAWLHSELDAFERVEILRGLREKQYDVVVGINLLREGLDIPEVSLVAILDADKEGFLRSETSLVQTIGRSARHVNAEVILYADRMTNSMQNAIDETERRRKIQQEYNQEHGITPETIKKAIKRGIEEEVEARQFVRESVGFSDESEYITQEFLGELEKEMLEAADQLEFERAALLRDRIDDLKNQGGSSGRPKKGKASRGGKKRKRQRRRK
- a CDS encoding segregation and condensation protein A, which encodes MTTAQYRVDLNIYSGPLDLLLYLIRRNELDILDFPIASITASFNEFLDVLELIDLDLVGDFIVMASTLTEIKSRMILPRAEEEEIAEVIDDPRSDLIQQLLEYKKFKDAATALEEHAAEWQEHYPRLSDERPKTGKDPSEDLIKEVELWDLVSALARVVKRKEVEEESSITYDDTPISTYVERIGEKVREQGRLAFSDFFEGEKLRSRIIGIFLAILELLRHHQFRAEQPIEYGEIWIMPPLPEEDDTEEGLNSSEPETRTEEADQPGEVTSTEENSLDEPAAED